A single window of Methanosphaera sp. DNA harbors:
- the glmM gene encoding phosphoglucosamine mutase, translated as MEDNIPKLFGTSGIRGKYQQEVTLELALDVARALAKYIGGHGKTVVIGRDTRTTGKIIENVMIAGLMQSGCNVLSLGMVPTPTVGYATIKKNADAGIMITASHNPSPYNGIKLWNADGSAYKQHQEHEIEKIVYERDFNILGWDEIGEVYDISSFCDEYVDAIIEASGIDSSKPLKVVLDAASGAGSYLSPEAIRKSGMELITLNCQPDGFFPGRNPEPNADNLVELMKTVKATGADIGIAHDGDADRMIAIDEEGNISDFDKLLTIMAKEFGGVVVTTVDASACLDTQMKKLGGSVLRTPVGDVHVAESIVDNNATFGGEPSGTWIHPDFCMCPDGLLSALRIIAAVQKNGKLSKQLADIESYPTLRLKVTCQNDRKAAVMDEVSQHFSEKFTNIAEILTIDGVRVQFDDDSWVLIRPSGTEPYIRITAEAKTQQLLDEIGKISSDFLDNLI; from the coding sequence ATGGAAGATAATATACCAAAACTATTTGGAACATCAGGAATCAGAGGAAAATATCAACAAGAAGTTACACTAGAATTAGCATTAGATGTAGCACGAGCACTAGCAAAATATATTGGTGGACATGGAAAAACAGTTGTAATAGGACGAGATACACGTACAACTGGTAAAATTATTGAAAATGTTATGATTGCAGGACTTATGCAGTCAGGTTGTAATGTACTATCTCTTGGAATGGTACCAACACCAACTGTAGGATATGCAACAATAAAGAAAAATGCAGATGCAGGTATTATGATAACAGCATCACATAATCCTTCACCATATAATGGTATAAAACTATGGAATGCAGATGGATCAGCATATAAACAACATCAAGAACATGAAATTGAAAAAATTGTATATGAAAGAGATTTCAATATTCTTGGATGGGATGAAATAGGAGAAGTATATGATATTTCATCATTTTGTGATGAATATGTAGATGCAATAATTGAAGCATCAGGAATTGATTCATCAAAACCTCTAAAAGTTGTCCTTGATGCAGCAAGTGGTGCAGGATCATATCTTTCACCAGAAGCAATACGTAAATCTGGAATGGAACTTATAACACTTAATTGTCAACCTGATGGATTCTTCCCAGGACGTAATCCTGAACCTAATGCTGATAACTTAGTTGAACTTATGAAAACTGTAAAAGCTACAGGTGCAGATATTGGTATTGCACATGATGGTGATGCAGATCGTATGATTGCAATAGATGAGGAAGGTAACATATCAGACTTTGATAAACTTCTTACAATTATGGCAAAAGAATTTGGTGGGGTTGTAGTTACAACAGTTGATGCATCAGCATGTCTTGATACACAGATGAAAAAACTTGGTGGAAGTGTACTAAGAACACCTGTTGGTGATGTACATGTAGCAGAATCTATTGTTGATAATAATGCAACATTTGGTGGAGAACCATCTGGTACATGGATTCATCCAGACTTCTGTATGTGTCCTGATGGACTTCTTTCTGCACTTAGAATTATTGCAGCTGTACAGAAAAATGGTAAATTATCAAAACAACTAGCTGATATTGAAAGCTATCCTACATTAAGACTTAAAGTAACATGTCAAAATGATAGAAAAGCTGCTGTTATGGATGAAGTATCACAGCATTTTAGTGAAAAATTCACAAATATCGCTGAAATTCTCACAATTGACGGTGTAAGAGTACAATTTGACGATGATAGTTGGGTTTTAATACGTCCATCTGGTACAGAACCATACATTAGAATAACAGCTGAAGCAAAAACACAACAACTTCTTGATGAAATTGGTAAAATCTCATCAGATTTCCTAGATAACCTTATCTAG
- a CDS encoding 2,3-bisphosphoglycerate-independent phosphoglycerate mutase: MKGIIFVIDGMGDRPMKELGGKTPLESARTPSMDKMVTEGITGIMDTIRPGVRPGSDTAHLTLLGYDPYEVYTGRGPFEAAGVDVDVQPGDVAFRCNFSTADEDLTITDRRAGRIEVGTDKISETINQMKIDDNVEVIFKESTGHRAVLVLRGEGLSDQITDADPKHEGHKPKVVKPLDDTKEAKYTADVVNQFVEKSYEMLKDHPVNLERIENGENPANIVIPRGVGAVPEVESFEEKYGLKAACVAETGLIQGIGKLAGMDIIQIPGATGGIHTDIDSVHKHIIDTVKSDKYDFILVNVDGADEAGHDGDTIGKRDFIEKIDPIMKDLDEMDDIVLFVTADHSTPVSVMDHTGDPVPVFIKAPGLRVDDVTEYGERAAAKGGLCRIRGSDVMYIIRDLMNVIAKFGA; the protein is encoded by the coding sequence ATGAAAGGAATTATATTTGTAATAGATGGAATGGGAGATCGCCCAATGAAAGAATTAGGTGGTAAAACACCACTTGAGAGTGCAAGAACTCCATCTATGGATAAAATGGTAACAGAAGGTATAACAGGAATTATGGATACAATACGTCCTGGTGTAAGACCTGGAAGTGACACAGCACACTTAACCTTACTAGGTTATGATCCATATGAAGTATACACAGGAAGAGGACCATTTGAAGCAGCAGGTGTAGATGTAGATGTTCAACCTGGAGATGTAGCATTCAGATGTAACTTCTCAACAGCAGATGAAGATCTAACAATTACAGATAGACGTGCTGGAAGAATAGAAGTAGGAACAGATAAAATTTCAGAAACAATCAATCAAATGAAAATTGATGATAATGTTGAAGTTATCTTTAAAGAATCTACAGGACACAGAGCAGTTCTAGTTCTAAGAGGAGAAGGATTATCTGATCAAATTACAGATGCAGATCCTAAACATGAAGGACACAAACCAAAAGTTGTAAAACCTTTAGATGATACAAAAGAAGCAAAATATACAGCAGATGTTGTAAATCAATTCGTTGAAAAATCATATGAAATGCTTAAAGATCATCCAGTAAACCTTGAAAGAATAGAAAATGGAGAAAATCCAGCAAATATTGTTATACCACGTGGTGTAGGAGCTGTACCTGAAGTAGAATCATTTGAAGAAAAATATGGTCTTAAAGCAGCATGTGTAGCAGAAACTGGACTTATTCAAGGTATTGGTAAACTTGCTGGTATGGACATTATCCAAATCCCAGGAGCAACTGGTGGAATTCACACAGATATTGACAGTGTACACAAACACATCATTGACACAGTAAAAAGTGATAAATATGATTTCATACTTGTAAATGTTGATGGTGCAGATGAAGCAGGACACGATGGAGATACAATTGGTAAAAGAGATTTCATTGAAAAAATTGATCCAATTATGAAAGATCTTGATGAAATGGATGACATTGTACTATTTGTAACAGCAGACCATTCAACACCTGTAAGTGTAATGGATCACACAGGAGATCCTGTACCTGTATTTATAAAAGCACCTGGTCTTAGAGTAGATGATGTAACAGAATATGGTGAAAGAGCAGCAGCAAAAGGTGGTCTTTGCCGTATTAGAGGATCAGATGTAATGTACATTATCAGAGATTTAATGAATGTAATTGCAAAATTCGGAGCATAG
- a CDS encoding TIGR00297 family protein produces the protein MIQLIFLITCVILGILVYLSGALDLLGSFFVTIIGMFIVTTRGFNWLTILLLFLILGSVFTKFKKDYKYRIGLIHEKRTIKNVISNGIVPVIMAVFGNYAGFVGAIATATADTMASEIGVLSKPILITNKEQVKPGTDGGVSVLGTVAGLIGALIIGVSAFIVNVTPDITHSICIAIIAGMVGCFADSLLGATLEREGLLNNEHVNLLATIIGALVGIIIITIGA, from the coding sequence ATGATACAATTAATATTCCTCATAACTTGTGTAATACTTGGAATTTTAGTATACTTAAGTGGTGCACTTGATTTACTAGGCTCATTTTTTGTTACAATTATTGGAATGTTTATTGTTACAACCAGAGGATTTAACTGGCTAACAATACTTTTACTATTTCTTATTTTAGGTTCAGTATTTACTAAATTTAAAAAAGACTACAAGTATCGTATAGGTTTAATTCATGAAAAAAGAACGATAAAAAACGTTATATCAAACGGTATCGTTCCTGTAATAATGGCCGTTTTTGGGAATTATGCTGGATTTGTTGGAGCAATAGCAACAGCAACAGCAGATACAATGGCAAGTGAAATAGGAGTGTTAAGCAAACCTATACTTATAACAAATAAGGAACAAGTAAAACCTGGAACAGATGGAGGAGTATCAGTACTTGGAACTGTTGCAGGATTAATTGGAGCTTTAATAATTGGAGTTTCAGCCTTTATAGTAAATGTAACCCCAGACATTACCCACAGTATCTGTATAGCAATCATTGCTGGAATGGTAGGTTGTTTTGCAGATAGTCTTTTAGGTGCAACATTAGAGCGCGAGGGACTTTTAAATAATGAACATGTTAATTTACTAGCCACAATAATTGGAGCATTAGTTGGTATCATAATAATCACAATTGGAGCATGA
- a CDS encoding 30S ribosomal protein S3ae, translating to MAKARRRVRDTWKEKIWYDILAPEEFNEESLGTSPAREPEMLVGRKIETSMRELNGDFSRQYVKLFFEVDHVSGEVAHTVFTGHKVTSDYVRSMIRRGTSRIDTITSATTKDGVKLDIHILAITVKRAKASQQKLIRETMRRMVVENAAEKNLNELVKDIISGKFASNIYHEAKKIYPLKKVETIKSKVN from the coding sequence ATGGCAAAAGCAAGAAGACGAGTACGTGACACATGGAAAGAAAAAATTTGGTACGATATTTTAGCACCAGAAGAATTTAATGAAGAAAGTTTAGGAACATCCCCTGCAAGAGAACCAGAAATGCTTGTAGGACGTAAAATTGAAACCTCAATGCGTGAATTAAACGGTGACTTCAGCAGACAATACGTAAAACTCTTCTTTGAAGTAGATCACGTATCAGGAGAAGTAGCACACACAGTATTTACAGGTCACAAAGTAACATCAGATTACGTACGTAGTATGATCAGAAGAGGAACAAGCCGTATCGATACAATCACAAGTGCAACAACAAAAGACGGTGTAAAATTAGACATACACATACTTGCAATTACAGTAAAAAGAGCAAAAGCTTCACAACAAAAACTTATCAGAGAAACCATGAGAAGAATGGTTGTTGAAAACGCAGCAGAGAAAAATCTTAATGAATTAGTAAAAGATATAATTTCTGGTAAATTTGCATCAAACATCTACCACGAAGCTAAAAAAATCTACCCACTTAAAAAAGTAGAAACAATAAAATCAAAAGTAAACTAA
- a CDS encoding NifB/NifX family molybdenum-iron cluster-binding protein: MMKIAVAVKDNGVKVGHFGTSESFIVYNYDKKSGNIEYDNLIFSPKDHTSPEEWEKSADAIDGCDVVICEKIGVVPKGQMKHKGVEVIEDEGSIDEVLDNFLKNQK; the protein is encoded by the coding sequence ATGATGAAAATAGCAGTAGCTGTAAAAGATAATGGAGTTAAAGTTGGACATTTTGGAACATCTGAAAGTTTTATTGTATATAATTATGATAAGAAAAGTGGAAATATAGAGTATGATAATCTTATATTTTCTCCAAAAGATCATACAAGTCCTGAAGAGTGGGAAAAGTCAGCAGATGCTATTGATGGATGCGATGTTGTTATCTGTGAAAAAATAGGTGTTGTACCTAAAGGACAGATGAAACATAAAGGTGTTGAAGTTATTGAAGATGAAGGATCTATTGATGAAGTTTTAGATAACTTTCTTAAAAATCAGAAATAA
- a CDS encoding DUF116 domain-containing protein: protein MDMNIFTLVGEIVVVGVVIILILIAISLILGVYQLENKKLVFPRVLLFAINLTYPTTKRMLKLLNMDELLIDKISIDLRNRLHHNDFKELDAKDVILILPHCLRAQKCPAVLGNSGLECVKCGKCSIGTFKKMCDKKEIGMYVVPGSTFIKQVMKQRPFKAAIGVACPIDLNNMMTSLAPLTTQGAVLLKDGCINTMVNEDDVIDLLNIPKPVTHYTKDEIDNF from the coding sequence ATGGACATGAATATATTCACATTAGTTGGTGAAATAGTAGTGGTAGGAGTAGTTATTATACTAATTCTAATTGCAATATCACTAATATTAGGTGTTTATCAGCTTGAAAATAAGAAATTAGTATTTCCAAGAGTGCTACTTTTTGCTATTAATTTAACATATCCAACAACAAAGAGAATGTTAAAATTACTAAATATGGATGAATTATTAATAGATAAAATCAGTATTGACCTAAGAAATAGATTACATCATAATGACTTTAAAGAACTTGATGCAAAAGATGTGATTTTAATACTTCCACACTGTCTTAGAGCACAAAAGTGTCCTGCAGTACTTGGAAATTCAGGACTTGAATGTGTAAAGTGTGGTAAATGTTCAATAGGAACTTTTAAGAAAATGTGTGATAAAAAAGAAATTGGAATGTATGTTGTTCCAGGATCAACATTTATAAAACAGGTAATGAAACAAAGACCATTTAAAGCAGCAATTGGAGTTGCATGTCCTATTGATTTAAATAATATGATGACATCACTTGCACCACTTACAACACAGGGTGCTGTACTTTTAAAGGATGGATGTATCAATACAATGGTAAATGAAGATGATGTTATAGATTTACTTAACATACCAAAACCTGTAACACATTATACTAAAGATGAAATAGATAATTTCTAA
- a CDS encoding DUF367 family protein — MKIVIYHSKECDPKRCTSIKLANQNKATITHQMNRIPYNAIVLDAEAKKAVSCEDREKITKYGLSALDCSWKKLKKSSFNFKSKKNHRLLPFLVAANPVNYGKPCILSSAEALSATLYIVGYKQEARDLMNCFKWGPHFITLNENLLEAYSEAKNSSEIVKIQNEFLGGK, encoded by the coding sequence ATGAAAATTGTAATTTATCACTCAAAAGAGTGCGATCCAAAAAGATGTACATCAATAAAGCTTGCAAATCAAAATAAGGCAACTATTACACACCAGATGAATAGAATACCTTATAATGCAATTGTTTTAGATGCTGAAGCTAAAAAGGCAGTTTCTTGTGAAGATCGAGAAAAAATTACAAAATACGGATTATCAGCATTAGATTGTTCTTGGAAGAAATTAAAAAAATCTTCATTTAATTTTAAATCTAAGAAGAATCACAGGTTACTTCCATTTCTAGTTGCAGCAAACCCTGTAAACTATGGAAAACCATGTATTCTCTCAAGTGCTGAAGCATTAAGTGCTACTTTGTATATTGTAGGTTATAAACAAGAGGCTCGTGATCTAATGAATTGTTTCAAATGGGGACCTCATTTCATTACACTTAATGAAAATTTATTAGAAGCCTATAGTGAGGCAAAAAATAGTTCTGAAATTGTTAAAATTCAAAATGAATTTTTAGGAGGAAAATAA
- a CDS encoding 50S ribosomal protein L40e: MAKFEEAENRIFNVKICLKCNVRNPASAKSCRKCGYKGLRFKAKEPRG; the protein is encoded by the coding sequence ATGGCAAAATTTGAAGAAGCAGAAAACAGAATTTTCAATGTAAAAATTTGTTTAAAATGTAACGTAAGAAACCCTGCATCCGCAAAATCCTGCAGAAAATGTGGTTACAAAGGTTTAAGATTCAAAGCAAAAGAACCAAGAGGATAG
- a CDS encoding geranylgeranylglyceryl/heptaprenylglyceryl phosphate synthase, with translation MNVEEYLNNTLKDHKLHITLIDPDEQTPAEAVEIATAAQKAGTDAFLVGGSITDQEELDETVKALKDNISLPVILFPGNVVGVSKYADALLFMSLLNSTNPYWLTTAQALAAPSVKKIGIETIPMGYLIVEPGGTVGWVGDAKAIPRNKSDLAVAYSLAAEYLGMRVIYLEAGSGADAPIPVDFVMKVKKLTNLMVIVGGGIRTAEDAAKIKQAGADIIITGTVVEESSDVYGKIKELTDAIHQ, from the coding sequence ATGAATGTTGAAGAATATTTAAATAACACACTTAAAGATCATAAGTTACACATAACTCTTATTGATCCTGATGAACAAACACCTGCTGAGGCTGTTGAAATAGCAACAGCAGCACAAAAAGCCGGAACTGATGCTTTTCTTGTTGGAGGTTCAATAACAGATCAGGAAGAGTTAGATGAAACAGTAAAAGCTCTAAAAGATAATATTTCATTACCTGTTATACTATTTCCAGGAAATGTTGTTGGTGTAAGTAAATATGCTGATGCATTACTTTTTATGAGTTTACTTAATTCAACAAATCCATACTGGCTTACAACAGCTCAAGCTCTTGCAGCACCATCTGTTAAAAAGATTGGAATTGAAACAATACCTATGGGTTATTTAATTGTTGAACCTGGAGGAACTGTTGGATGGGTTGGTGATGCTAAAGCTATTCCTAGAAATAAATCAGATTTAGCTGTAGCATATTCTCTTGCAGCAGAATATCTTGGTATGCGTGTAATTTATCTTGAAGCTGGTTCTGGTGCTGATGCTCCTATACCTGTTGATTTTGTTATGAAGGTTAAAAAATTAACAAATCTCATGGTTATTGTAGGTGGAGGTATTAGAACAGCAGAAGATGCTGCTAAAATCAAACAAGCAGGTGCAGATATAATAATTACAGGTACTGTTGTTGAAGAAAGTAGCGATGTATATGGAAAAATCAAAGAATTAACAGATGCTATACATCAATAA
- a CDS encoding DUF169 domain-containing protein yields the protein MQSPCQINEYETIANKIKTLLKLEKEPVAVKLFLTEDEAKETLKKADDKIRHCERIFKAAAEGVSCYATVDEQQCQGGAAVLGLRDLPEAVKTGKKYMSLGRFASLGSAKHEVDQIPMVDNIMEAVGYAPLKDAKFKADVIVLYAKPEQAMRVVQANGFILGKRFTSSFAGIQSMCADVVAQPFVNKEPNMSLGCDGSRKSTSIAPDELVIGLTAENIGCMLNSLDSILG from the coding sequence ATGCAAAGTCCATGTCAAATTAATGAATATGAAACAATAGCAAATAAAATAAAAACATTACTAAAACTTGAAAAAGAACCAGTAGCTGTAAAATTATTCCTAACTGAAGATGAAGCAAAAGAAACACTAAAAAAAGCTGATGATAAAATAAGACACTGTGAACGTATCTTCAAAGCAGCAGCAGAAGGTGTATCATGCTATGCAACAGTAGATGAACAACAATGTCAAGGAGGAGCAGCAGTACTAGGACTTCGTGACCTTCCAGAAGCTGTAAAAACAGGAAAAAAATACATGTCACTCGGAAGATTTGCATCACTAGGATCTGCAAAACATGAAGTAGATCAAATACCAATGGTTGACAATATAATGGAAGCTGTAGGATATGCACCTCTAAAAGATGCAAAATTTAAAGCTGATGTAATAGTACTTTATGCAAAACCAGAACAAGCAATGCGTGTAGTTCAAGCAAATGGATTCATACTAGGTAAAAGATTTACCTCATCATTTGCAGGAATACAATCAATGTGTGCAGATGTTGTAGCACAACCATTTGTAAATAAAGAACCTAACATGTCACTTGGATGTGATGGATCAAGAAAATCAACATCAATTGCACCAGATGAACTTGTAATAGGACTTACAGCAGAAAATATTGGATGTATGCTTAACTCACTTGACAGCATACTCGGATAG
- a CDS encoding NTP transferase domain-containing protein translates to MDAIITAAGRNSRMIEDFTNLKMEPIHKLKLKIDDKPIIIHTIENVMKADIENITVMLGHFRDEIYGILDEYSMLDCVRIRENSNVDVALSETILNALSGCSDCDYLFMAADQPTISPETINNMINIYNSDSDKYNLVSVLARRKTGVLNSAEGLGMPFCCYGSLIYNYLKGANCNLNPILRNMIKDGVKFYGIEAVDDVELLNINHYSEYLKIKDIIEKSSGN, encoded by the coding sequence ATGGATGCTATAATAACAGCAGCAGGTAGAAATTCAAGAATGATAGAGGATTTCACTAATCTTAAAATGGAGCCTATTCATAAATTAAAACTTAAAATTGATGATAAGCCTATAATTATACATACAATAGAAAATGTTATGAAAGCAGATATTGAAAATATTACAGTTATGCTTGGTCATTTTAGAGATGAAATTTATGGTATTTTAGATGAATATAGTATGCTTGATTGTGTTAGAATTCGAGAAAATAGTAATGTTGATGTAGCACTTTCTGAAACTATACTAAATGCACTTAGTGGTTGTAGTGATTGTGACTACTTATTTATGGCAGCAGATCAGCCTACAATTTCACCTGAAACAATTAATAATATGATTAATATTTATAATTCAGATAGTGACAAGTATAATTTAGTAAGTGTTCTTGCAAGACGAAAAACAGGTGTTCTTAATTCAGCAGAAGGTCTTGGCATGCCATTTTGCTGTTATGGTAGTTTGATTTATAACTATCTTAAGGGTGCTAATTGTAATTTAAATCCTATACTGCGTAATATGATTAAAGATGGTGTTAAATTCTATGGTATTGAAGCAGTTGATGATGTTGAGCTTCTTAATATAAATCATTATAGTGAATATCTTAAAATTAAAGATATTATTGAAAAAAGTAGTGGTAATTAA
- a CDS encoding Mur ligase family protein: MKISVVGLGVEGQKATISLLKRDYDVYSSDINKDIDLSLLQSSGFDENINLDLEVGSHNLDKIFKSDAVSVSPSLFNKKICKDIIERDIFISDIFTKHKSVKTIAVTGTNGKTTTTHMIYEILKNNGYKVAIGGNGGGGFSGYNELLLDANENDYDYMVIEVCDMTLAFCSYVFDIDIVVVTNIGYDHMDVHGSIEQYTQEVAEFIKDKPAILNCNDENLVKIKDESSNPLLFNIYDGDLNLFGKFNLKNADAAYMTCQYLGINTDEIKKSLAEFEAVKGRTKKIIYNTNEVITGKTDNVDALKAVLDEERFDILIIGTPRKYETCRYNILDYIKSYKPDTLIIFPGLEDTTYDYIEYLNNIGYNKDMMVLKNIDDIIRYINSKQNSKIFIGGNGQEKITKITSMLEDEL; the protein is encoded by the coding sequence ATGAAGATAAGTGTAGTTGGATTAGGTGTTGAAGGACAAAAAGCAACAATTTCTCTACTTAAGCGGGATTATGATGTTTATTCATCAGATATTAATAAGGATATTGACTTATCATTACTTCAAAGTAGTGGTTTTGATGAAAACATTAATCTTGATCTTGAAGTTGGAAGTCATAATCTTGATAAGATATTTAAATCTGATGCTGTTAGTGTAAGTCCTAGTTTATTTAATAAAAAGATTTGTAAAGATATTATAGAACGTGACATTTTCATATCTGATATATTTACAAAACATAAATCTGTTAAGACAATTGCTGTTACTGGAACTAATGGTAAAACTACCACTACTCATATGATCTATGAGATTCTAAAAAATAATGGATATAAGGTAGCAATTGGTGGTAATGGTGGTGGTGGATTTTCTGGTTATAATGAACTTCTACTTGATGCTAATGAAAATGATTATGACTACATGGTTATTGAAGTATGTGATATGACTCTTGCTTTTTGTAGTTATGTTTTTGACATAGATATTGTTGTTGTTACAAATATTGGCTATGATCATATGGATGTTCATGGTTCAATTGAACAATATACTCAAGAGGTTGCAGAATTTATAAAAGACAAACCAGCAATTCTTAATTGTAATGATGAAAATCTTGTTAAAATAAAGGATGAAAGCAGCAATCCATTACTATTTAATATCTATGATGGAGATCTTAATTTATTTGGAAAATTCAACCTAAAAAATGCAGATGCAGCATACATGACATGCCAATATCTGGGAATAAATACAGATGAAATTAAAAAATCACTAGCAGAATTTGAAGCAGTAAAAGGACGTACAAAGAAGATCATATACAATACAAACGAGGTAATAACAGGAAAAACAGACAATGTAGATGCACTAAAAGCAGTACTTGATGAGGAAAGATTTGACATTCTAATTATAGGAACACCAAGAAAGTATGAAACATGCAGATACAATATACTTGACTATATCAAATCATACAAACCTGACACACTTATAATCTTCCCAGGACTAGAAGATACAACGTATGACTATATTGAATATCTAAATAATATTGGATATAACAAAGATATGATGGTACTTAAAAATATAGATGATATAATACGATATATAAATTCAAAACAAAACTCAAAAATATTCATTGGTGGAAATGGACAAGAAAAAATTACAAAAATTACATCAATGCTAGAAGATGAATTATAA
- the hypD gene encoding hydrogenase formation protein HypD, which yields MKNMTKTILKKIDEVKQPIKIMHVCGSHEHTIMYNGIRSMLPPEVEVVAGPGCPVCVVPSQEIDECVALAEQGVTVAIFGDMLRVPGTVKSLADAKSEGADVRIVYGISNAVEMAKESDNDVVFMSAGFETTAPLTANELLSEPPENFSVLSSHRLVPPALDFLVHDDVQLDGLIEPGHVCTIIGTKPLEFLSDDYGIPQVVSGFNPLDILLSIYFILKQKKEDNPRIQNEYKRAVAEEGNIKAQEAMAEVFRPVTKEWRGFPEIPDSVYDLKSEFDDHNARVKYDMDLPDTENVPKGCICGPILRGTARPEDCKLFRGECNPLHPIGACMVSKEGTCNIAYRYSKMD from the coding sequence ATGAAAAATATGACAAAAACAATTCTTAAAAAGATTGATGAGGTAAAACAACCAATCAAAATCATGCACGTATGTGGATCACACGAACATACCATAATGTATAACGGTATAAGATCCATGCTACCACCTGAAGTTGAAGTTGTAGCAGGTCCTGGATGTCCTGTATGTGTTGTACCATCACAGGAAATTGATGAATGTGTAGCACTAGCAGAACAAGGAGTAACAGTAGCAATATTTGGAGATATGCTAAGAGTACCAGGTACAGTAAAATCATTAGCAGATGCAAAATCAGAAGGTGCAGATGTAAGAATAGTATATGGAATTTCCAATGCTGTTGAAATGGCAAAAGAATCAGACAATGATGTTGTATTTATGTCAGCAGGATTTGAAACAACAGCACCACTAACTGCAAATGAACTTCTAAGTGAACCACCAGAAAACTTCTCAGTTCTATCAAGTCACAGACTTGTACCACCAGCACTTGACTTCTTAGTACATGATGATGTACAACTAGATGGACTTATAGAACCAGGACATGTATGTACAATTATTGGTACAAAACCACTAGAATTCCTATCTGATGACTATGGAATTCCACAAGTTGTATCAGGATTCAATCCACTTGACATACTCCTTTCAATATACTTCATATTAAAACAGAAAAAAGAAGACAATCCAAGAATACAAAACGAATACAAACGTGCAGTAGCAGAAGAAGGAAACATCAAAGCACAAGAAGCAATGGCTGAAGTATTCAGACCAGTAACAAAAGAATGGAGAGGTTTCCCAGAAATACCAGACTCTGTATATGATCTTAAATCAGAATTTGACGATCATAATGCACGCGTAAAATATGACATGGATCTACCAGATACAGAAAATGTACCAAAAGGATGTATCTGTGGACCAATTCTCAGAGGAACAGCAAGACCAGAGGATTGTAAATTATTCAGAGGAGAATGTAACCCACTTCACCCAATAGGTGCATGTATGGTAAGTAAAGAAGGTACATGTAATATTGCATACAGATACTCAAAAATGGACTAA